Within the Thermostichus lividus PCC 6715 genome, the region AGAACTAGACTTCTACAATCGTTTTGGGACGACCTTTGAGGCTCAGTATCCGGGGCAATTTCGTCTGCGGGAGCAGCGAGAACCCTATAACTATACTTACCTGATTTCTAACGCTACGCCCGGCAATACGTTTATTATCCCACCCAGCGCTGAAGCTAAAGAACAAATTACGAACAACATTGCTCAAAAAATTTGTCTCTCTTTTAGTAGCAATGCGACAGCTGCTGCTGAAATTTCTGCACGGGATAACCTGAAGGCTATTGATGGCGGGGAGGAGGCATACGATAGGCATCCTCGCCCTAATCGCCAACGGTATATGACAATGGGGTTGGCTAGTATTTATTTTCCCCAAGAGCAGATCAGTGCGCTTGCTGCTAATCAGGTTAAAATCGAGGTTTTGGAATTTTGGGAAAGCGGTTTAGGGACAGCCCCTAGTGCCGCTCAGATCCAGCGGGTTTTTGCTGGGCGCTGCGCTTGGGAAACAGACAGTGTAGGTGCACTGCTGAAAAAACGCCTTGAGACCCTAGAGACTTCAGGGACGACGGTTCAAGCAAAGATTACCCAATGGCACAACAATCAGTATGCTGCTATCAGTGCAGCCCGCTCCGTTGCAGAGCAGGATAATCTCAAGGTAACCTTGCCCCAAAATTTTGCTGCTTTAGCGAGCTATGTTCGCCTTGGAGACAATGCCAAGGAAAGGGGTGTATGGCTAGCACCGCTGGTAGAGCAAACCTCAGGGGTCATTACCGACATCAAAGATAGTATCAATGTATTCTTAGCGCAAATACTACAACCAGATCATGAATTTTTTGGGCTTGAGAATGGGCTATCTTGGCTGCAACACCTAAAGCAGACCTTTGAACGCGCCCGTGGAGAACAACTGCAAGATAAGAAGCGGCCCGTTGATCCCAGCGGTGAGCTAAATGGCATTACCCAGCGGATGCAGCATGAGGTACAGGCTATCCGCAGCCAGCGATTTCCTTGGTGGGGTAAGACAGGCAAAATTCAAGTGGCATTTCGCACGGCAGTTGATCAGGTGACGGCTCTAGCCAAGAAAAATTACCAGTGGCAAATTTCTCGTCAGGTGCAGTTAGCAGCGGAAGAGCTGATTGAGTTTACAAATCAAAAAATTGCTGCACTAGATAACCTCAGAAACAGTATCCATAATGAGATTATTGAGCTACAAAGTAATGCTGATAGACTCACTCAAACCAACGTTAAAAAGCGTATCGGTTTATTAATCATCTCAGCGCAAGATACGCAGCAGTTAGTTGAAGCGGTGTTACCGCCTCAGAGTTCAGAGCGTCGCTTGGCATTGAACCGGATTTCCACCCAAATCATTCAGAACTCTACTCTTGTCAATAGTGATGAGCGCCCCAGTCTAGAGCGCTTTTTGCAGAACCAGTTTGAGCCAGCAGATGTTCGTCAGGCATTAAATAGAGTGGTTGATCAGGGGACTACAACGCAGATGAAAAAACTGCGCAAGTCAGCAGTTCAGCAGTTTATGGCAACGATGGGAAGCCGCCAGCAGCTACTAGCTTACCTTACAGAACTCAGTCAGCAGTCCGAAGTGTTATTGCCCTTGAACCTTGACGATGGCTATTTTAATAAAGCCGACTACAAGCAATCTAGGATTATTGCTTACCATCAGCCTAACGATGACTCCTCGGTAGAAGCTTTTCAGCAGTTGCTACAAGAGAGTGATGTTTTGAGAAATGCTCGAGTGGTGCCACTTCCAGATTCCGAGCAGCATCATGTCATTTTTGTGACGGAGTATGCAGCTTTTCCCCTACGGCTGATCAATAGTTTAGAGCATGGGGGGCTAAAGTATGCCTATGAGTCAACAAAAGGAAGATACTTACACACCAATAAAAATATTGAGCCCAGTTTGACAGATGTTTTGCCACCTCCTCCCGACGTGGTTATAACAGTGAAAGAATTGTTTTTTAAGTGCTTGGGACTGGGGATATTCGATGGCCGAGATAATGGTGATTTGAGTTTATTGAGCCATAGTAAGAGGATTTTTCTGGGTAAAGATTGGTCAGCCATCATTGATCAACTGAGCTGGGCGCAGGTGCAAAAAGCGCAGGAAAATGGGGCAAGCCTAACCCTAACTGATTTTTTGGGTCAACAGTGTAGTCAAAAGATTCAGCAGCTCGTCGAGAACCCATCAGATTGGTATGGCGATTCTGAAAGAAACTATGTGGGACAGCGCCAGAAAGTTGAGGCACTAATCAGTGAAATTCGCAATTATCCTAGAGAGCATATCAACTATTCATGGGTTGCTAGTGTTGCAGGAAAGGATATTGAAAACATTACTGGTTTTGAGAAAAAAGGAATTTTGCAAGAGTTAATCCAAGAAATAGATAGGCGAATAGAACAAAAAATAAAGACAATAGAGGGGACAGTAACAATCGAGCAAGAACCACCACTTTTACCAGATTAGAATTAACCATATTTTTGAGACGATAATGATTGAATTATTTATGCAAGAGGTGATTAATTCACCTATCCTCTTAGGCTTTATTTCTGCATCATTGGGGATCGCCCTTGTAAGTT harbors:
- a CDS encoding tubulin-like doman-containing protein yields the protein MASIEESNSLFSVTRSICVGIGGTGRDVLVRIRENIVDAFGSLADLPIISFVQIDTDRGGSIPNYRGQNISFTPSEIVHIKVSLNQVNQFRQNFDTRSGNEHIDTPDDNILEWFPPELIKNLQAIENGAGAVRAIGRFALFKNYQKVVESLQQAHHRVLSANVQSLIERGMDVKPGLRVFVAGSLCGGTGGGMFLDMGYILRQLFARGVADFETHGYFIICPELYGGNQHVKANTYAALKELDFYNRFGTTFEAQYPGQFRLREQREPYNYTYLISNATPGNTFIIPPSAEAKEQITNNIAQKICLSFSSNATAAAEISARDNLKAIDGGEEAYDRHPRPNRQRYMTMGLASIYFPQEQISALAANQVKIEVLEFWESGLGTAPSAAQIQRVFAGRCAWETDSVGALLKKRLETLETSGTTVQAKITQWHNNQYAAISAARSVAEQDNLKVTLPQNFAALASYVRLGDNAKERGVWLAPLVEQTSGVITDIKDSINVFLAQILQPDHEFFGLENGLSWLQHLKQTFERARGEQLQDKKRPVDPSGELNGITQRMQHEVQAIRSQRFPWWGKTGKIQVAFRTAVDQVTALAKKNYQWQISRQVQLAAEELIEFTNQKIAALDNLRNSIHNEIIELQSNADRLTQTNVKKRIGLLIISAQDTQQLVEAVLPPQSSERRLALNRISTQIIQNSTLVNSDERPSLERFLQNQFEPADVRQALNRVVDQGTTTQMKKLRKSAVQQFMATMGSRQQLLAYLTELSQQSEVLLPLNLDDGYFNKADYKQSRIIAYHQPNDDSSVEAFQQLLQESDVLRNARVVPLPDSEQHHVIFVTEYAAFPLRLINSLEHGGLKYAYESTKGRYLHTNKNIEPSLTDVLPPPPDVVITVKELFFKCLGLGIFDGRDNGDLSLLSHSKRIFLGKDWSAIIDQLSWAQVQKAQENGASLTLTDFLGQQCSQKIQQLVENPSDWYGDSERNYVGQRQKVEALISEIRNYPREHINYSWVASVAGKDIENITGFEKKGILQELIQEIDRRIEQKIKTIEGTVTIEQEPPLLPD